A window of the Lactuca sativa cultivar Salinas chromosome 7, Lsat_Salinas_v11, whole genome shotgun sequence genome harbors these coding sequences:
- the LOC111904893 gene encoding uncharacterized protein LOC111904893 isoform X2 — MRSVRVAALKAVGAFLEATHDESQVVKFCEFIPSILHVSRQYLASGEEDIAIIAFEIFDDLIEFPAPLLGESMKAIVHFSLEVCSNSKLESTTRYQAIQIISWLAKYQSTSLKDQDLIVPILHIMCPMLTEATNSDENDDMSPDRAVAEVLDTMSVKLSNHVFPFAFEFASESSQSVDLKFREASMMLLGLITEGCLELIKGKLEPILYIVFGALRDPEEIVRGAASFALGQFVEYLQPEIISRYETVLPHIFRSLQDASDDVKEKSYYALASFCENMGEEIILFIDPLMGKLLVALQNSPKKLHETCLSAISSVASATQKAFLPYVERVLELMKTFMVLTNEEDLCSRARATELVGIVAMIAGKDKMESVLPFFIEAAISGYGLECSTLREYTHGFFSIVAEILEDGMVQYLPYVVPLAFSSCNLDDGFADKVDDSDEDEDLIGFDTVSSDDESQDEPRVQNINIRTGVLDEKAAATQALGLLAFHTKNAYDPYLEETLKIMVKHSIYFHENVRLQAMTGLKHTLTAAHACLQCHDDGESQTKQILDSIMKIYIKTMNEDDDKDVVAQACMSVAHITKDFGYVAVESHMHQLVESTLALLWQNSVCQKVKSGIDIEDDDHGHSEMLLDAITDLLPTFSKAMGSDFAPFFEPLFDPLMDLLKESYSPQDRTIVVACLAEVAQHMGTTFSTYVNTLMPLVLRELDSPSATNRRNAAFCVGEMCKNGGEYGLKYLDDVLPCLFLLFEESEKDHAVRDNAAGAVAKIIMAHQNSVPLYRVLPILLKVLPLKKDYEESIPVYNCICNLIFSSNQQILELVPDLVMVFAEAAMSPLETREVKIQIGGALSHLLSLFGREMHPILRNLPPTYARALAAILPKSFWPSLS, encoded by the exons ATGAGAAGTGTTAGAGTTGCTGCCCTCAA GGCAGTTGGAGCTTTTCTTGAGGCCACTCACGATGAATCTCAAGTG GTTAAATTTTGCGAATTTATCCCAAGCATATTGCATGTCTCAAGACAATACCTTGCTTCTGGAGAAGAAGACATTGCCATAATTGCTTTCGAAATATTTGATGATTTGATTGAATTTCCAGCACCCCTTCTTGGAGAATCAATGAAAGCCATAGTTCACTTCTCTCTTGAGGTTTGCTCAAATTCAAAATTGGAATCCACCACTCGTTATCAG GCAATTCAAATTATTTCATGGCTTGCAAAATATCAATCCACTTCTCTTAAGGACCAGGATTTGATAGTTCCAATCCTCCATATTATGTGCCCCATGCTTACAGAAGCAACGAATAgtgatgaaaatgatgatatGTCACCAGATCGAGCTGTTGCAGAAGTTCTTGATACTATGTCTGTGAAGTTATCAAACCATGTTTTTCCATTTGCTTTTGAGTTTGCTTCTGAAAGCAGTCAGAGTGTTGATCTAAAGTTCCGAGAAGCTTCTATGATGCTTTTGGGGTTGATCACAGAGGGTTGTTTGGAGTTGATAAAAGGAAAGCTTGAACCCATTTTGTATATTGTCTTTGGGGCTTTAAGAGATCCTGAAGAGATTGTAAGAGGAGCTGCTTCTTTCGCGTTAGGTCAATTTGTCGAGTATCTTCAGCCTGAAATTATATCTCGTTACGAAACCGTTCTCCCTCATATATTCAGGTCCTTACAAGACGCATCTGATGATGTGAAG GAGAAATCATACTATGCATTGGCATCATTTTGTGAGAACATGGGTGAAGAAATCATCCTGTTTATTGATCCTCTGATGGGGAAACTACTTGTTGCTCTCCAAAATAGCCCAAAAAAGTTACACGAAACATGTTTG TCTGCGATTAGTTCAGTTGCATCTGCTACCCAGAAAGCATTTCTCCCCTATGTTGAAAGGGTTTTGGAACTGATGAAAACTTTCATGGTGCTTACAAATGAAGAGGACCTGTGTTCACGAGCAAGGGCTACTGAATTGGTGGGGATAGTTGCAATGATTGCAGGAAAGGACAAAATGGAATCGGTTTTACCATTTTTTATTGAAGCTGCAATTTCC GGGTATGGGCTGGAGTGCAGTACACTTCGTGAGTATACTCATGGGTTTTTTAGCATCGTGGCAGAAATTTTGGAAGATGGAATGGTTCAG TATCTTCCATATGTTGTACCTTTGGCATTCTCTTCTTGCAATCTTGATGATGGATTTGCTGATAAAGTTGATGATTCTGATGAGGATGAAGATCTTATTGGATTTGATACAGTTTCTTCTGATGATGAATCCCAAGATGAACCAAGAGTACAAAATATCAATATAAGAACTGGTGTTTTGGATGAAAAGGCTGCTGCAACTCAAGCCCTTGGTCTACTTGCCTTTCATACAAAGAATGCCTATGACCC ATATTTGGAAGAGACCCTGAAGATTATGGTGAAGCATTCcatctacttccatgaaaatgtCCGACTTCAGGCCATGACTGGTTTGAAAC ATACTCTAACAGCTGCTCATGCATGCTTACAATGTCATGAT GATGGGGAATCACAGACAAAACAAATTCTTG ATTCTATAATGAAAATTTACATCAAGACGATGAATGAAGATGATGACAAGGATGTGGTTGCTCAAGCTTGCATGAGTGTAGCACATATCACCAAGGATTTTGGATATGTTGCAGTTGAATCTC ACATGCATCAGCTTGTGGAGTCAACTCTGGCATTGCTGTGGCAAAACTCAGTATGTCAGAAAGTAAAATCTGGCATTGATATCGAAGATGATGATCATGGACATAGTGAAATGCTCTTGGATGCTATTACAGATCTTCTTCCTACTTTTTCCAAGGCCATGGGTTCCGACTTTGCACCTTTCTTTGAACCTCTGTTTGATCCACTAATGGATTTATTG AAAGAATCATACTCACCACAAGATAGGACAATCGTGGTTGCATGTCTGGCTGAAGTTGCTCAGCATATGGGCACTACATTTTCTACCTATGTAAAT ACGTTGATGCCATTGGTACTTAGAGAATTAGATTCACCATCAGCAACCAATAGGAGGAATGCTGCATTTTGTGTTGGAGAAATGTGCAAGAATGGTGGCGAATATGGTCTTAA ATACTTGGATGATGTGTTGCCATGCCTCTTTCTATTGTTTGAAGAATCTGAGAAAGACCATGCAGTAAGGGACAATGCAGCAGGTGCAGTTGCAAAGATTATTATGGCCCACCAAAACTCCGTCCCACTATATCGGGTCCTCCCTATACTCCTCAAAGTTCTTCCTTTAAAAAAAGATTATGAGGAATCCATCCCTGTTTATAACTGCATTTGCAACCTTATTTTCTCATCCAACCAACAG ATCCTTGAGCTAGTTCCAGATTTGGTTATGGTATTTGCAGAAGCAGCCATGTCACCACTCGAAACACGTGAAGTTAAAATTCAAATAGGAGGGGCTCTCTCTCACTTATTATCACTTTTTGGTAGAGAAATGCATCCAATCTTGAGAAACCTCCCACCAACATATGCACGTGCATTAGCTGCTATTTTACCAAAAAGTTTTTGGCCATCACTCTCATAG
- the LOC111904893 gene encoding uncharacterized protein LOC111904893 isoform X1 — MAQSLELLILQFLMPDDDARRQAEDQIKRMVRDPTVVPVLIDHIRTAKTPNVRQLSAVLLRKKIKGHWPNLLPELRQLVMQSLIESIATENSSSVRRASANAASIIAKYTVPHGQWPDLLPFIFYCSQSAQEDHREVALMLFSSLTETLGDSFRPYFADFQLLLLKCLHDKMRSVRVAALKAVGAFLEATHDESQVVKFCEFIPSILHVSRQYLASGEEDIAIIAFEIFDDLIEFPAPLLGESMKAIVHFSLEVCSNSKLESTTRYQAIQIISWLAKYQSTSLKDQDLIVPILHIMCPMLTEATNSDENDDMSPDRAVAEVLDTMSVKLSNHVFPFAFEFASESSQSVDLKFREASMMLLGLITEGCLELIKGKLEPILYIVFGALRDPEEIVRGAASFALGQFVEYLQPEIISRYETVLPHIFRSLQDASDDVKEKSYYALASFCENMGEEIILFIDPLMGKLLVALQNSPKKLHETCLSAISSVASATQKAFLPYVERVLELMKTFMVLTNEEDLCSRARATELVGIVAMIAGKDKMESVLPFFIEAAISGYGLECSTLREYTHGFFSIVAEILEDGMVQYLPYVVPLAFSSCNLDDGFADKVDDSDEDEDLIGFDTVSSDDESQDEPRVQNINIRTGVLDEKAAATQALGLLAFHTKNAYDPYLEETLKIMVKHSIYFHENVRLQAMTGLKHTLTAAHACLQCHDDGESQTKQILDSIMKIYIKTMNEDDDKDVVAQACMSVAHITKDFGYVAVESHMHQLVESTLALLWQNSVCQKVKSGIDIEDDDHGHSEMLLDAITDLLPTFSKAMGSDFAPFFEPLFDPLMDLLKESYSPQDRTIVVACLAEVAQHMGTTFSTYVNTLMPLVLRELDSPSATNRRNAAFCVGEMCKNGGEYGLKYLDDVLPCLFLLFEESEKDHAVRDNAAGAVAKIIMAHQNSVPLYRVLPILLKVLPLKKDYEESIPVYNCICNLIFSSNQQILELVPDLVMVFAEAAMSPLETREVKIQIGGALSHLLSLFGREMHPILRNLPPTYARALAAILPKSFWPSLS, encoded by the exons TGCAAAGTATACAGTTCCACATGGGCAATGGCCAGACCTTCTTCCCTTTATATTCTATTGTAGTCAAAGTGCACAAGAAGATCATAGAGAG GTGGCATTGATGTTGTTCAGCTCCTTAACAGAGACACTTGGGGATTCATTTCGACCATATTTTGCAGATTTTCAATTACTTCTACTCAAATGCCTACATGATAAGATGAGAAGTGTTAGAGTTGCTGCCCTCAA GGCAGTTGGAGCTTTTCTTGAGGCCACTCACGATGAATCTCAAGTG GTTAAATTTTGCGAATTTATCCCAAGCATATTGCATGTCTCAAGACAATACCTTGCTTCTGGAGAAGAAGACATTGCCATAATTGCTTTCGAAATATTTGATGATTTGATTGAATTTCCAGCACCCCTTCTTGGAGAATCAATGAAAGCCATAGTTCACTTCTCTCTTGAGGTTTGCTCAAATTCAAAATTGGAATCCACCACTCGTTATCAG GCAATTCAAATTATTTCATGGCTTGCAAAATATCAATCCACTTCTCTTAAGGACCAGGATTTGATAGTTCCAATCCTCCATATTATGTGCCCCATGCTTACAGAAGCAACGAATAgtgatgaaaatgatgatatGTCACCAGATCGAGCTGTTGCAGAAGTTCTTGATACTATGTCTGTGAAGTTATCAAACCATGTTTTTCCATTTGCTTTTGAGTTTGCTTCTGAAAGCAGTCAGAGTGTTGATCTAAAGTTCCGAGAAGCTTCTATGATGCTTTTGGGGTTGATCACAGAGGGTTGTTTGGAGTTGATAAAAGGAAAGCTTGAACCCATTTTGTATATTGTCTTTGGGGCTTTAAGAGATCCTGAAGAGATTGTAAGAGGAGCTGCTTCTTTCGCGTTAGGTCAATTTGTCGAGTATCTTCAGCCTGAAATTATATCTCGTTACGAAACCGTTCTCCCTCATATATTCAGGTCCTTACAAGACGCATCTGATGATGTGAAG GAGAAATCATACTATGCATTGGCATCATTTTGTGAGAACATGGGTGAAGAAATCATCCTGTTTATTGATCCTCTGATGGGGAAACTACTTGTTGCTCTCCAAAATAGCCCAAAAAAGTTACACGAAACATGTTTG TCTGCGATTAGTTCAGTTGCATCTGCTACCCAGAAAGCATTTCTCCCCTATGTTGAAAGGGTTTTGGAACTGATGAAAACTTTCATGGTGCTTACAAATGAAGAGGACCTGTGTTCACGAGCAAGGGCTACTGAATTGGTGGGGATAGTTGCAATGATTGCAGGAAAGGACAAAATGGAATCGGTTTTACCATTTTTTATTGAAGCTGCAATTTCC GGGTATGGGCTGGAGTGCAGTACACTTCGTGAGTATACTCATGGGTTTTTTAGCATCGTGGCAGAAATTTTGGAAGATGGAATGGTTCAG TATCTTCCATATGTTGTACCTTTGGCATTCTCTTCTTGCAATCTTGATGATGGATTTGCTGATAAAGTTGATGATTCTGATGAGGATGAAGATCTTATTGGATTTGATACAGTTTCTTCTGATGATGAATCCCAAGATGAACCAAGAGTACAAAATATCAATATAAGAACTGGTGTTTTGGATGAAAAGGCTGCTGCAACTCAAGCCCTTGGTCTACTTGCCTTTCATACAAAGAATGCCTATGACCC ATATTTGGAAGAGACCCTGAAGATTATGGTGAAGCATTCcatctacttccatgaaaatgtCCGACTTCAGGCCATGACTGGTTTGAAAC ATACTCTAACAGCTGCTCATGCATGCTTACAATGTCATGAT GATGGGGAATCACAGACAAAACAAATTCTTG ATTCTATAATGAAAATTTACATCAAGACGATGAATGAAGATGATGACAAGGATGTGGTTGCTCAAGCTTGCATGAGTGTAGCACATATCACCAAGGATTTTGGATATGTTGCAGTTGAATCTC ACATGCATCAGCTTGTGGAGTCAACTCTGGCATTGCTGTGGCAAAACTCAGTATGTCAGAAAGTAAAATCTGGCATTGATATCGAAGATGATGATCATGGACATAGTGAAATGCTCTTGGATGCTATTACAGATCTTCTTCCTACTTTTTCCAAGGCCATGGGTTCCGACTTTGCACCTTTCTTTGAACCTCTGTTTGATCCACTAATGGATTTATTG AAAGAATCATACTCACCACAAGATAGGACAATCGTGGTTGCATGTCTGGCTGAAGTTGCTCAGCATATGGGCACTACATTTTCTACCTATGTAAAT ACGTTGATGCCATTGGTACTTAGAGAATTAGATTCACCATCAGCAACCAATAGGAGGAATGCTGCATTTTGTGTTGGAGAAATGTGCAAGAATGGTGGCGAATATGGTCTTAA ATACTTGGATGATGTGTTGCCATGCCTCTTTCTATTGTTTGAAGAATCTGAGAAAGACCATGCAGTAAGGGACAATGCAGCAGGTGCAGTTGCAAAGATTATTATGGCCCACCAAAACTCCGTCCCACTATATCGGGTCCTCCCTATACTCCTCAAAGTTCTTCCTTTAAAAAAAGATTATGAGGAATCCATCCCTGTTTATAACTGCATTTGCAACCTTATTTTCTCATCCAACCAACAG ATCCTTGAGCTAGTTCCAGATTTGGTTATGGTATTTGCAGAAGCAGCCATGTCACCACTCGAAACACGTGAAGTTAAAATTCAAATAGGAGGGGCTCTCTCTCACTTATTATCACTTTTTGGTAGAGAAATGCATCCAATCTTGAGAAACCTCCCACCAACATATGCACGTGCATTAGCTGCTATTTTACCAAAAAGTTTTTGGCCATCACTCTCATAG